In one window of Euwallacea similis isolate ESF13 chromosome 4, ESF131.1, whole genome shotgun sequence DNA:
- the LOC136408262 gene encoding diacylglycerol lipase-beta-like, with protein MPALRLFGRKWLAASDDLVFPGLFEIGLRILWLSLLICVHIKYYDDTWKCSKGGDFVRIYIIGTMALLSAVIIVLVALVNQSAKGSITNVDARKLVPPILLLKLFLIIPEVILNVFGTMWAFCRDMVICPYEGHFSRTVIEALVIFNWVLFGLAIFGLVMVFDPLGSKRYHEVQETPSAGESLRHRKGTSVWKRRFRWAFCWMRSDEHGHEAFQQVAGLLSALFRSTDLVPSDVLAGCVLLRVKQKRETREMRRIYMLSDDEPKYTTDVNKVFSIAPRWINLENARHFLRLSMAAYGWPFVMYLHCGTGIFRILNNVSCCSCFGNPQYTMVLEDNCCFCHLAGVKHLSKINEEDILFASFRNHVFELPFCVIIDHKTTNLVVAIRGSISLRDIFTDLTATSDKFEADGLPPDTMAHKGMIAGAEYIAKKLKEVGILEKAQAMYPGYGVILTGHSLGAGVACLLGFKIRPKFPDLKVYAFATPAGLLSREAARLSESFVFTVGVGDDFVMRLGVDSIENLRTGIIQTLHASRLPKYRILLNGLGYTLFGVPSRDLEATWKDETFPEPTRSPLLDSIAIPTVTGSTEAALLSRDLNVRRFSKTRLYTAGRILHIVSRKKTKTDKKSTSSCPSYEMRWAIAEDFMELKVMPRMLLDHLPDNVYKVLDTVLREQRDNVSEII; from the exons ATGCCTGCTCTCCGCCTTTTTGGCAGGAAATGGTTAGCAGCCTCGGACGACCTTGTTTTTCCTGGACTTTTTGAAATAGGTCTAAGAATATTATG gcTATCACTGTTAATTTGCGTCCACATCAAGTATTACGACGACACGTGGAAATGCTCAAAAGGTGGAGATTTCGTACGAATATATATAATAG GGACGATGGCCCTACTTTCCGCAGTTATTATAGTCTTAGTGGCATTGGTTAACCAAAGCGCCAAAGGTTCCATCACCAATGTGGACGCCAGAAAGCTCGTTCCTCCTATCCTTTTACTTAAACTATTCCTCATCATTCCAGAAGTAATTCTCAACGTTTTCGGAACCATGTGGGCATTCTGCCGAGATATGGTGATTTGTCCTTATGAGGGCCACTTTTCCAGAACCGTTATCGAAG CTTTGGTGATTTTTAATTGGGTTCTCTTTGGCCTGGCAATTTTCGGGCTTGTAATGGTGTTTGACCCTCTGGGGTCTAAGAGGTACCACGAGGTGCAAGAAACTCCTAGTGCTGGCGAGTCTCTGCGACACAGGAAAGGCACCAGTGTATGGAAAAGACGCTTCCGATGGGCGTTTTGTTGGATGAGGTCTGACGAACACGGTCACGAAGCTTTTCAACAG GTAGCAGGTCTCCTAAGTGCTCTGTTCAGGAGCACTGACTTGGTACCATCAGATGTCCTGGCTGGTTGTGTCTTGCTTCGAGTTAAGCAGAAAAGGGAGACTAGAGAAATGAGGAGAATTTATATGTTATCGGATGATGAACCTAAATACACCACTG ATGTAAACAAAGTGTTCTCTATAGCGCCACGATGGATAAACCTAGAAAACGCAAGACACTTTCTTCGCTTATCAATGGCGGCCTATGGATGGCCTTTCGTGATGTACCTCCACTGTGGTACCGGGATATTTCGGATTCTGAACAATGTATCATGTTGTTCCTGCTTTGGAAATCCACAATACACCATGGTGTTAGAAGACAACTGCTGCTTCTGCCATTTGGCCGGTGTGAAACATCTTTCGAAAATCAACGAAGAAGACATTCTGTTTGCCTCATTCAGAAATCATGTTTTTGAG CTCCCCTTTTGCGTCATCATCGACCATAAAACCACCAACCTTGTGGTGGCCATCAGGGGTTCAATATCTCTTCGAGACATCTTTACTGACCTAACGGCGACTTCAGATAAATTCGAAGCGGACGGACTACCACCGGACACCATGGCCCACAAAGGAATGATTGCAGGTGCCGAATATATTGCGAAAAAGCTTAAAGAA GTTGGCATCTTGGAAAAAGCCCAAGCAATGTACCCGGGGTACGGTGTAATCCTCACGGGACACAGTTTAGGGGCAGGAGTTGCATGTTTGCTCGGCTTCAAGATAAGACCAAAGTTCCCGGATCTCAAAGTGTATGCTTTTGCTACTCCAG CGGGGCTATTAAGTAGAGAAGCTGCAAGACTATCCGAGAGCTTTGTCTTTACAGTGGGAGTAGGTGACGATTTCGTGATGAGGCTTGGAGTGGACAGTATCGAGAATCTCAGAACTGGAATTATCCAGACTCTCCATGCTAGCAGATTGCCGAAA TATCGAATTCTACTTAATGGATTGGGATATACTCTGTTTGGGGTGCCTTCACGCGATTTGGAGGCTACCTGGAAGGACGAAACTTTCCCAGAACCCACTAGGTCACCTTTATTGGATTCCATAGCGATTCCTACCGTAACAGGCTCAACG GAAGCAGCCCTTCTTTCCAGAGACTTGAACGTGAGgagattttcaaaaaccaGGCTCTACACTGCTGGAAGAATACTGCACATAGTCAGCAGGAAAAAGACCAAAACCGACAA AAAATCTACTTCTAGTTGTCCGAGTTACGAAATGAGATGGGCCATTGCTGAAGACTTTATGGAACTGAAAGTTATGCCCAGGATGTTGCTGGACCACTTGCCAGATAACGTGTACAAAGTTTTAGACACTGTTTTAAGGGAGCAGAGAGATAATGTCAGTGAGATAATTTAG